The following are encoded together in the Glycine max cultivar Williams 82 chromosome 8, Glycine_max_v4.0, whole genome shotgun sequence genome:
- the LOC100787129 gene encoding Syntaxin-61-like, producing the protein MPSAQDPFYVVKAEIQDSIDKLQSTFHQWESKSGAAEQGHLTKEVLAGCESIEWQVDELDKAIAVASRDPSWYGIDEAEVESRRRWASSARSQVGTMKKAMESGKGSSTTSHASVNGMRRELMRLPNSHQTDSSNQYAARDNDDFIQSESDRQTLLIKRQDEELDELSESVRRIGGVGLTIHDELTAQEKILDELGSEMDSTTNRLDFVQKKVAMVMKKASAKGQIMMILGLLALFIFLFILVFFT; encoded by the exons ATGCCCTCTGCTCAGGATCCATTTTACGTTGTCAAGGCCGAGATTCAAGATTCt ATTGATAAGCTGCAATCTACTTTTCACCAATGGGAAAGCAAGTCTGGAGCTGCGGAACAAGGACATCTTACAAAGGAGGTTCTTGCTGGATGCGAAAGCATAGAGTGGCAG GTAGATGAATTGGATAAAGCAATTGCTGTAGCGTCTAGAGATCCTTCTTGGTATGGGATTGATGAAGCTGAGGTTGAAAGCCGAAGGAGATGGGCAAGCAGTGCTCGTTCTCAG GTTGGCACAATGAAGAAAGCAATGGAATCTGGCAAGGGCTCAAGTACCACAAGCCATGCTAGTGTAAATGGGATGCGCCGAGAACTGATGAGGCTACCAAATTCTCATCAAACTGATAGCTCCAACCAGTATGCTGCCAGAGATAATGATGATTTCATACAATCAGAATCAGATAGACAGACGCTTCTTATAAA GAGACAGGATGAGGAATTGGATGAGCTCAGTGAAAGTGTACGAAGAATCGGAGGTGTTGGACTCACAATACATGATGAACTCACTGCACAG GAAAAGATTCTAGATGAGCTTGGTTCTGAGATGGACAGTACAACAAATCGTCTTGATTTTGTCCAA AAAAAAGTGGCAATGGTTATGAAGAAGGCTAGTGCAAAGGGTCAGAtcatgatgatattgggtttgTTGGCCCTGTTCATCTTCCTCTTTATCTTAGTATTCTTCACCTAG